A section of the Apodemus sylvaticus chromosome 10, mApoSyl1.1, whole genome shotgun sequence genome encodes:
- the LOC127694422 gene encoding olfactory receptor 1019-like, with amino-acid sequence MSNHTTVTHFILRGFSDVPQLRLVVIPFFLLVYTFGLLGNLSIITAVMTDSQLHSPMYFFLKNLSFLDMCYTSATIPKAVVVSFTGSGVISYLECVAQLYIIFTFSSAECFLLTAMAYDRCLAILRPLLYGTIMSQKYCSALVVTAWVSGACYSAFHTFNTFSLPYCGPNVVEHFFCDMPPVMRLSCTDYHLSEKVGFAVSSCIIMSAFALTVVSYIGIVATVLRIPSVDGRWKAFSTCSSHLTTVILFYGTGSFVYLRPASQYSPTLGRLASIFYSVVTPSLNPVVYCLRNKDMKYALQKLYCRRKN; translated from the coding sequence ATGTCCAATCACACAACAGTGACTCACTTCATCCTCAGGGGCTTCTCAGATGTCCCACAGCTGAGATTGGTGGTCATCCCATTTTTCTTGCTCGTTTATACATTTGGCCTCCTGGGGAATCTCTCCATCATTACAGCTGTGATGACAGACAGTCAGCTCCActctcccatgtacttcttcctgaaGAACTTGTCTTTCCTGGACATGTGCTACACCTCAGCCACCATCCCCAAGGCAGTGGTTGTATCCTTCACAGGCTCAGGGGTCATCTCCTATCTTGAGTGTGTAGCACAGCTTTACATAATTTTTACATTCTCTTCTGCTGAATGCTTTCTGCTCACAGCCATGGCTTATGACCGGTGCCTGGCCATCCTCAGACCACTGCTCTATGGAACCATCATGAGCCAGAAATATTGTTCTGCATTGGTGGTCACTGCCTGGGTGAGTGGGGCCTGCTACTCAGCCTTCCATACATTCAACACATTCTCCCTCCCCTACTGTGGACCCAATGTGGTTGAACACTTCTTCTGTGACATGCCTCCTGTCATGAGACTCTCCTGCACTGATTACCATCTCAGTGAGAAGGTGGGGTTTGCTGTCAGCAGCTGCATTATCATGAGCGCCTTCGCCCTCACAGTGGTCTCCTATATTGGCATTGTGGCCACAGTTCTTCGCATCCCCTCAGTGGATGGCAGGTGGAAAGCCTTTTCTACCTGCTCCTCTCACCTCACCACAGTCATCCTGTTTTATGGAACAGGAAGCTTTGTGTACCTGAGGCCTGCCTCTCAGTACTCCCCGACTCTGGGTCGCCTGGCATCTATTTTCTACTCTGTAGTCACACCTTCCTTGAATCCAGTTGTCTATTGTctgaggaacaaagatatgaagTATGCTCTACAGAAACTTTATTGTAGGAGGAAGAACTGA